The Candidatus Polarisedimenticolia bacterium genome has a window encoding:
- the hprK gene encoding HPr(Ser) kinase/phosphatase — protein sequence MSSSPPGPSIPVRELLSETLAEIGLVLVAGRGGLDRQLTHPRIQKAGLALTGPLDQLRPGRVQILGLSEISFLDQLSDTQRLRLVRGLFEAGLTCFVLARGLSYSPDFVGLAEHFATPLFASPRPTSEVVEALGRLLEDQLAPRQTIPGVLLDIYGLGVLLLGDSGVGKSEAALDLVVRGHRLVSDDVVEIIRRDEVLTGTGPRLTQFHMELRGIGIINIKDLFGVAAVRERKDIELVVRLERWVEGKSYERLGMDEPGHALLGLQLPFIEIPVTPGKNLSVLLEVAARNQLLKRRGYH from the coding sequence GTGTCATCCTCCCCTCCCGGGCCATCGATTCCGGTCCGTGAGCTTCTCTCCGAAACGCTGGCCGAGATCGGGCTGGTCCTGGTGGCCGGCCGGGGCGGTCTCGATCGGCAGCTCACCCATCCGAGAATCCAGAAAGCGGGCCTGGCGCTGACCGGGCCGCTGGATCAGCTCCGCCCGGGCCGCGTGCAGATCCTGGGGCTCTCGGAGATCTCGTTCCTCGATCAGCTCTCTGATACGCAGCGGCTGCGGCTGGTGCGCGGATTGTTCGAAGCCGGCTTGACCTGCTTCGTCCTGGCGCGCGGACTGTCCTATTCGCCCGATTTCGTGGGGTTGGCGGAGCATTTCGCCACACCGCTGTTCGCCAGCCCGCGCCCCACCTCCGAGGTGGTGGAGGCGCTCGGAAGGCTCCTCGAGGACCAGCTCGCTCCGCGCCAGACGATCCCCGGGGTGCTGCTCGACATCTACGGCCTTGGCGTGCTCCTTCTGGGTGACAGCGGCGTTGGAAAAAGCGAAGCGGCGCTCGATCTGGTGGTGCGCGGTCACCGGCTGGTCAGCGACGACGTCGTGGAGATCATCCGGCGCGACGAGGTGCTCACCGGGACCGGGCCGCGGCTCACCCAGTTCCACATGGAGCTGCGAGGCATCGGCATCATCAATATCAAGGATCTCTTCGGGGTAGCGGCGGTGCGCGAGCGCAAGGACATCGAGCTGGTGGTCCGCCTGGAGCGCTGGGTGGAAGGGAAGAGCTACGAGCGGCTGGGCATGGACGAGCCGGGCCACGCGCTGCTGGGCCTGCAGCTCCCTTTCATCGAGATTCCGGTGACTCCGGGCAAGAATCTCTCGGTCCTGCTGGAGGTGGCGGCGCGCAACCAGCTTCTCAAGCGGCGTGGCTATCATC
- a CDS encoding deoxyguanosinetriphosphate triphosphohydrolase, with protein MRPERGDLRIRQMLETIEEKTLHPRACLSSRSRGRVVPEPPDPIRPCFQRDRDRIIHCKAFRRLKHKTQVFLAPTGDHYRTRLTHTLEVAQIARTIAKALRLNESLAEAVAMAHDLGHPPFGHAGEQVLNKMVRGGFSHYRQSLRVVDRLENDGKGLNLSAEVRDGIVKHSKGEGSILPDDPRKRARTLEGQAVRVADIFAYANADLDDAFRAGLLRPGDVPRSVLDTLGRSSSARIATLVEDVVHRTLRAGLERIEMSREVLGALNRLRSFLFDRVYRNEASLREFRKAEYVLMRIWEHVRKTPGVLGESAREGSRHQERLVLDFVAGMTDRYAITLFEEIAVPRPWVGLSDRPSRLT; from the coding sequence TTGAGGCCCGAGAGGGGCGATCTCCGGATCCGCCAGATGCTGGAGACGATCGAGGAGAAGACCCTCCACCCGCGCGCCTGCCTCTCCTCACGCTCCCGCGGACGCGTCGTCCCCGAGCCGCCCGACCCAATCCGCCCCTGCTTCCAGCGCGATCGCGATCGCATCATCCACTGCAAGGCGTTCCGGCGCCTCAAGCACAAGACGCAGGTCTTCCTCGCCCCCACCGGCGACCATTACCGTACACGCCTGACCCACACGCTCGAGGTGGCGCAGATCGCCCGTACCATCGCCAAGGCGCTGCGCCTCAACGAGAGCCTGGCGGAGGCCGTCGCCATGGCGCACGACCTGGGCCACCCACCCTTCGGCCACGCCGGGGAGCAGGTCCTGAACAAGATGGTGCGCGGCGGGTTTTCGCATTACCGCCAGAGCCTGCGCGTGGTGGACCGCCTGGAGAACGACGGCAAGGGGCTCAATCTCAGCGCCGAGGTGCGCGACGGGATCGTCAAGCATTCGAAAGGGGAGGGGAGCATCCTGCCGGATGACCCGCGTAAGCGTGCCCGCACGTTGGAAGGGCAGGCGGTACGAGTCGCCGACATCTTCGCCTATGCCAACGCCGATTTGGACGACGCTTTCCGCGCCGGGCTGCTGCGTCCCGGGGACGTGCCCCGCAGCGTTCTGGACACCCTCGGTCGATCCTCTTCGGCGCGCATTGCCACGCTGGTCGAGGACGTGGTGCACCGGACGCTGCGCGCGGGGCTGGAGCGCATCGAGATGAGCCGCGAGGTGCTGGGGGCGTTGAACCGGCTGCGATCCTTCCTTTTCGATCGGGTCTACCGGAACGAGGCGTCCCTACGCGAGTTCCGCAAGGCGGAATATGTCCTGATGCGCATCTGGGAGCATGTGCGCAAGACGCCCGGCGTCCTGGGAGAGAGCGCCCGGGAGGGATCGCGGCACCAGGAGCGCCTGGTGCTCGACTTCGTGGCCGGGATGACCGACCGCTACGCCATCACGCTGTTCGAGGAAATCGCCGTGCCGCGCCCCTGGGTGGGACTGTCGGATCGCCCTTCGCGGCTCACTTGA
- a CDS encoding electron transfer flavoprotein subunit alpha/FixB family protein has translation MANDVLVFIEVRGGQIKRPSLEALSEGSRTAKALGGKLIALAIGAGFSGQMGSIAAPGLEKILAADDEKVALYQPEIYAALLADAVRKTGCGIVFLSATAMGKDLGPRAAAKLEAGLAADCTHLDVEAGKLKAKRPVYSGKAIATVVFEGSPIFVSLRPNVFRMEEVPAGSAPVEKLEIPGDPAALRARTVSLEASEGAELDVSEASIVVSGGRAMKGPENFALIRDLAKALGGAMGASRAAVDAGWIDHQYQVGQTGKVVSPNLYVAIGISGAIQHLAGMSSSKVIVAINKDPEAPIFKLADYGIVGDLYEILPRLSEEVRKLKGQS, from the coding sequence TTGGCCAACGACGTCCTGGTTTTCATCGAGGTCCGCGGCGGTCAGATCAAGCGCCCGTCGCTGGAGGCCCTTTCCGAGGGATCCAGGACCGCCAAGGCGCTGGGGGGAAAGCTGATCGCCCTGGCGATCGGGGCGGGCTTCTCCGGGCAGATGGGCTCGATTGCCGCCCCGGGCCTCGAGAAGATCCTGGCGGCCGACGACGAGAAGGTGGCGCTCTACCAGCCCGAGATTTACGCCGCGCTTCTCGCCGACGCGGTCCGCAAGACCGGCTGCGGCATCGTCTTTCTTTCCGCCACCGCGATGGGCAAGGACCTGGGGCCCCGCGCCGCCGCCAAGCTCGAAGCGGGGCTGGCCGCCGACTGCACGCATCTCGATGTCGAAGCCGGGAAGCTGAAGGCCAAGCGTCCCGTCTACTCGGGGAAGGCCATCGCCACGGTGGTCTTCGAGGGAAGTCCGATCTTCGTCTCGCTGCGCCCCAACGTCTTCCGGATGGAGGAAGTCCCCGCCGGCAGCGCACCGGTGGAGAAGCTCGAGATCCCGGGGGATCCGGCGGCGCTGCGTGCCCGGACGGTCAGCCTGGAAGCGAGCGAAGGGGCCGAGCTGGATGTCTCCGAGGCCTCGATCGTCGTCTCGGGGGGGCGTGCCATGAAGGGGCCCGAGAACTTCGCCCTCATCCGCGATCTGGCCAAGGCGCTGGGAGGCGCGATGGGCGCCTCGCGCGCCGCCGTTGATGCCGGCTGGATCGATCACCAGTACCAGGTGGGGCAGACGGGCAAAGTCGTTTCCCCGAACCTCTACGTCGCCATCGGCATTTCGGGGGCCATCCAGCACCTGGCGGGGATGTCGAGCTCGAAAGTGATCGTCGCGATCAACAAGGATCCCGAGGCCCCGATCTTCAAGCTGGCCGATTACGGCATCGTCGGCGATCTCTACGAAATCCTTCCCCGGCTCTCGGAGGAAGTCCGAAAGCTCAAGGGACAATCTTAG
- a CDS encoding electron transfer flavoprotein subunit beta/FixA family protein encodes MKIGVCIKQVPDTETKVKVAADGRSLDAAGVTFVISPYDEYALEEALRIKEKQTGEVVVFSVGDERTGTSLRTALAMGADRAVHLKDAAFEGSDAVGLSRILAAALKPEAFDLILMGKQAVGTDRGQIGPRVAELLGLPHVSVVTHLEVGEGSFRAHREIEGAHEIVEGATPALVTAQKGLNEPRYASLKGILAAKKKEMKVLGAADLGIDPATVGHAGARTRWEKLELPPARTAGKMLKDMEPAAAAHELVRLLREEAKVI; translated from the coding sequence GTGAAGATAGGCGTCTGCATCAAACAGGTCCCCGATACCGAGACCAAGGTCAAGGTCGCCGCCGACGGCCGCTCCCTGGACGCAGCGGGCGTCACCTTCGTGATCAGCCCTTACGACGAGTACGCCCTGGAAGAGGCGCTGCGCATCAAGGAGAAGCAGACCGGCGAGGTGGTGGTCTTCTCGGTGGGGGACGAGCGCACGGGCACCTCCCTGCGCACCGCGCTGGCAATGGGCGCGGACCGGGCCGTGCACCTCAAGGACGCGGCCTTCGAGGGCTCCGATGCCGTCGGCCTCTCCCGCATCCTGGCGGCGGCGCTCAAGCCCGAGGCCTTCGACCTGATCCTGATGGGCAAGCAGGCGGTGGGGACCGACCGCGGCCAGATCGGACCGCGCGTCGCGGAGCTGCTGGGGCTGCCGCATGTGTCGGTCGTCACCCACCTTGAGGTCGGGGAAGGAAGCTTCCGCGCCCACCGCGAGATCGAAGGGGCGCACGAGATCGTCGAAGGAGCCACCCCCGCCCTGGTCACCGCGCAGAAGGGATTGAACGAGCCGCGCTACGCCTCCCTCAAGGGGATCCTGGCGGCGAAGAAGAAAGAGATGAAGGTTCTGGGTGCCGCCGATCTGGGGATCGATCCGGCGACGGTGGGGCATGCCGGGGCGCGAACCCGCTGGGAGAAGCTGGAGCTGCCGCCGGCGCGCACCGCCGGCAAGATGCTGAAGGACATGGAGCCGGCCGCTGCGGCGCATGAGCTGGTGCGCCTGCTGCGCGAAGAAGCGAAGGTCATTTAG
- the fabF gene encoding beta-ketoacyl-ACP synthase II, whose protein sequence is MQRRVVITGIGMVSPLGVGTEANWSALLAGRSGVGPITRFDAAAYPSRIAGEVKAFNPEDFIPKKDVKKMDRFIHFALAASQLAMDDSGLAITPANAERVGVYIGSGIGGLPSIERQHASLLESGPDRISPFFIVGLIVNLASGQVSIRFGAKGPNLAVSTACATGSHSIGDSYEIIKRGDADAMICGGTEAVITPLAVGGFCAMRALSTRNDAPEKASRPFDLLRDGFVMGEGSGIVILEEASLAERRGARIYAELVGYGLTGDAFHVSAPSADGDGPVRVMHAALADAGVGAEAIDYINAHGTSTPAGDKVETLAIHRVFGEHARKVAVSSTKSMTGHLLGAAGGLETAITALSVAHDIMPPTINYESPDPECDLDYVPNQSRKKTVTYALNNSFGFGGTNASLLLKKYSGTAPTRGR, encoded by the coding sequence TTGCAACGACGAGTCGTCATCACGGGAATCGGGATGGTCTCCCCCCTGGGGGTCGGGACCGAGGCCAACTGGTCGGCGCTGCTTGCCGGCCGGAGTGGCGTCGGCCCCATCACGCGGTTCGACGCCGCGGCCTATCCCTCCCGGATCGCGGGCGAGGTGAAGGCCTTCAACCCCGAAGACTTCATTCCCAAGAAGGACGTCAAGAAGATGGACCGCTTCATCCATTTCGCGCTGGCCGCAAGCCAGCTCGCCATGGACGATTCGGGCCTGGCGATTACCCCGGCGAACGCCGAGCGGGTCGGCGTCTACATCGGCTCCGGCATCGGCGGCCTGCCCTCGATCGAGCGGCAGCATGCTTCGCTGCTGGAAAGCGGTCCGGACCGCATCTCCCCCTTCTTCATCGTGGGGCTGATCGTCAACCTGGCCTCGGGCCAGGTGTCGATCCGCTTCGGCGCCAAGGGGCCCAACCTGGCGGTCTCCACCGCCTGTGCCACCGGCAGCCACAGCATCGGCGACTCGTACGAGATCATCAAGCGTGGCGATGCCGACGCCATGATCTGCGGCGGCACGGAAGCGGTGATCACGCCGCTGGCAGTGGGCGGGTTCTGCGCCATGCGCGCCCTGTCGACGCGCAACGACGCACCCGAGAAAGCCAGCCGCCCCTTCGATTTGCTGCGGGACGGCTTCGTGATGGGGGAAGGATCGGGCATCGTCATCCTGGAGGAAGCCTCCCTGGCCGAGAGGCGCGGCGCGCGCATCTATGCCGAGCTGGTCGGCTACGGGCTCACCGGGGACGCCTTCCACGTCTCGGCCCCATCCGCCGATGGCGACGGGCCGGTGCGCGTGATGCACGCGGCGCTGGCGGACGCCGGGGTCGGAGCGGAGGCGATCGACTACATCAATGCCCACGGCACCTCCACGCCGGCGGGTGACAAGGTCGAGACCCTCGCCATCCACCGCGTCTTCGGGGAGCATGCCCGCAAGGTCGCGGTCAGCTCGACCAAGTCGATGACCGGGCACCTGCTGGGAGCGGCCGGCGGGCTGGAGACGGCGATCACCGCGCTGTCGGTGGCCCATGACATCATGCCGCCGACGATCAACTACGAATCACCCGACCCGGAGTGCGATCTCGACTACGTTCCCAACCAGTCGCGCAAGAAGACCGTGACCTACGCGCTGAACAACTCCTTCGGGTTCGGCGGGACCAACGCATCGCTGCTCCTCAAGAAATACTCCGGAACCGCGCCGACGCGAGGCAGGTGA
- the acpP gene encoding acyl carrier protein, whose protein sequence is MTVEEKVKNIIMEQLGVDAEEVTPEASFVNDLGADSLDTVELVMALEEAFKIEISDEDAEKITTVGEAVKYIEAHA, encoded by the coding sequence ATGACCGTCGAGGAAAAGGTCAAGAACATCATCATGGAGCAGCTGGGAGTGGACGCCGAGGAGGTGACCCCCGAGGCTTCCTTCGTGAACGATTTGGGCGCCGATTCGCTCGACACGGTCGAGCTGGTGATGGCCCTGGAAGAAGCCTTCAAGATTGAGATCAGCGACGAGGACGCCGAGAAGATCACCACCGTCGGCGAAGCCGTCAAGTACATCGAGGCCCACGCCTGA
- the fabG gene encoding 3-oxoacyl-[acyl-carrier-protein] reductase, with translation MSFEGRVTLVTGASRGIGHEIALLLAGSGSDLLLVARSRGDLERTCEECTATGVRAEALVLDLADPVSLEAGITEGIGRFGRVDHLVNNAGMTRDGLLVRMKRPDWDAVLAVNLTAAFVVTKCVVPMMMKARYGRIVNVSSVVALMGNPGQANYCASKAGLIGFTHSLARELASRSITVNAVAPGFIETAMTADLPPAAREALLSQVPLRRLGTPRDVAESVRFLLSEEAGYVTGTVLNVSGGLHME, from the coding sequence ATGAGCTTCGAAGGAAGAGTGACGCTGGTGACGGGGGCCTCGCGCGGCATCGGGCACGAGATCGCCCTGCTCCTGGCCGGCAGCGGCTCGGATCTCCTCCTGGTGGCGCGCTCCAGGGGCGATCTCGAGCGCACGTGTGAGGAATGCACCGCCACCGGCGTCCGGGCCGAGGCGCTGGTGCTGGACCTGGCCGATCCGGTGTCTCTTGAAGCAGGCATTACGGAAGGAATCGGGCGCTTCGGGCGGGTGGATCACCTGGTGAACAATGCCGGGATGACGCGCGACGGGCTTCTGGTGCGCATGAAGCGCCCGGACTGGGACGCCGTCCTGGCGGTCAACCTGACCGCCGCTTTCGTGGTCACCAAGTGCGTGGTGCCGATGATGATGAAGGCGCGCTACGGGCGCATCGTGAACGTCAGCTCGGTGGTGGCGCTGATGGGCAATCCCGGGCAGGCGAACTACTGCGCCAGCAAGGCGGGACTGATCGGCTTCACCCACTCCCTGGCGCGCGAGTTGGCCAGCCGCAGCATTACCGTCAACGCCGTCGCGCCGGGATTCATCGAGACCGCCATGACCGCCGATCTGCCGCCGGCCGCGCGCGAGGCGCTGCTGTCCCAGGTGCCGCTGCGCCGGCTGGGAACTCCCCGGGACGTGGCCGAGAGCGTGCGCTTCCTGCTGAGCGAGGAAGCGGGTTACGTCACGGGAACCGTGCTCAATGTCAGCGGCGGTCTCCACATGGAATGA
- the fabD gene encoding ACP S-malonyltransferase has product MTAGRVVFLFPGQGSQAVGMGRLMADAFSCARDTFREADEALGFPLSTICFEGPEEKLRLTELTQPALLATSLACERALRFKGIVPAFVAGHSLGEYSALVSAGALRFADALRLVSRRGRFMQEAVPVGQGGMAAILGLPATQVEQLCREEAAGETLAAANYNSPDQTVIAGTAAAVARAVKAASERGAKRAIPLPVSAPFHCEMMAPAREALRPHLEEAEFRDLDCPLVSNVDARPLSSGAAARDNLIKQVTAPVRWEACMRALAEGGATTYVEVGPGRVLSSLARRILPEVRTANVEDPASLEKTVTLLEQPA; this is encoded by the coding sequence ATGACGGCCGGACGGGTCGTATTCCTATTCCCGGGGCAAGGCTCGCAGGCGGTCGGCATGGGCCGCCTGATGGCGGACGCTTTTTCCTGCGCCCGTGACACCTTTCGCGAGGCTGACGAGGCCCTCGGGTTTCCTCTCTCCACGATCTGCTTCGAGGGGCCGGAGGAAAAGCTGAGGCTCACCGAGCTGACGCAGCCGGCGCTTCTGGCCACCAGCCTGGCCTGCGAGCGGGCGCTGCGCTTCAAGGGGATCGTCCCCGCCTTCGTGGCCGGCCATTCCCTGGGAGAGTATTCGGCGCTGGTGAGCGCGGGAGCGCTGCGCTTTGCCGACGCGCTGCGCCTGGTGAGCCGCCGCGGCCGGTTCATGCAGGAGGCGGTGCCGGTGGGACAAGGAGGCATGGCCGCGATCCTGGGGCTGCCCGCGACGCAGGTGGAGCAGCTGTGCCGGGAGGAAGCCGCCGGTGAGACGCTGGCCGCGGCCAACTACAACTCCCCGGACCAGACCGTCATCGCGGGAACCGCCGCGGCGGTGGCGCGGGCGGTGAAGGCGGCTTCGGAGCGTGGGGCCAAGCGGGCCATCCCGTTGCCGGTCAGCGCCCCCTTCCACTGCGAGATGATGGCTCCGGCGCGGGAAGCGCTGCGCCCTCACCTGGAAGAAGCCGAATTCCGCGATCTGGATTGCCCGTTGGTGAGCAACGTCGACGCACGTCCGCTGAGCTCCGGCGCGGCGGCGCGGGACAATCTCATCAAGCAGGTCACGGCGCCGGTGCGCTGGGAGGCCTGCATGCGCGCCCTGGCGGAGGGCGGAGCGACGACCTACGTCGAGGTGGGCCCCGGCCGGGTCCTCAGCTCGCTGGCGCGCCGCATCCTCCCCGAGGTCAGGACCGCGAATGTCGAGGACCCGGCTTCCCTGGAGAAGACCGTGACCCTGCTGGAGCAGCCCGCATGA
- a CDS encoding beta-ketoacyl-ACP synthase III, with protein sequence MSPASASVEGLNQSRLRAVVTGTGSALPPKILTNHDLESMVDTSDDWITTRTGIKERRIAGEGEYLSQYATQAGAKALEMAGVKGEDLDLIICATVTPDCPIPSTACTIQDNLGSRHAAAFDLSAGCSGYIYALAVADRFLSGGGYRHALVIGGELLSKYVDWKDRTTCIIFADGAGATVLTAREGTAGILANSLRSDGSMADFITVPAGGTRYPTSEATVRERMHYIRMKGNETFKIAVRSIEDVSREVITASGLSASDIDLYIPHQANRRIIEAVGNRLGLKPEQVFINIDKVGNTSSASIPIALDEAVRAGRVHPGDILLFAAFGAGLTWGASLLRW encoded by the coding sequence ATGAGCCCCGCTTCCGCGTCCGTCGAAGGCCTCAACCAGTCGAGGCTGCGGGCCGTGGTGACCGGCACCGGCTCCGCCCTCCCTCCGAAAATCCTGACCAACCACGACCTCGAAAGCATGGTCGACACCTCCGACGACTGGATCACCACGCGCACCGGGATCAAGGAGCGGCGCATCGCCGGGGAAGGGGAATACCTCTCACAGTACGCCACGCAGGCGGGAGCGAAGGCCCTGGAGATGGCCGGGGTGAAGGGGGAAGACCTCGACCTGATCATCTGCGCCACCGTCACCCCGGACTGCCCGATCCCGTCCACCGCCTGCACCATCCAGGACAATCTCGGTTCGCGCCATGCCGCAGCCTTCGACCTGTCTGCCGGCTGCTCCGGCTACATCTATGCGCTGGCCGTGGCGGACCGCTTCCTGTCGGGCGGCGGCTACCGCCATGCTCTGGTCATCGGCGGCGAGCTGTTGAGCAAGTACGTCGATTGGAAGGACCGCACCACCTGCATCATCTTCGCCGACGGGGCCGGCGCCACGGTCCTGACGGCGCGCGAGGGGACCGCCGGCATCCTGGCCAACAGTCTGCGCTCCGACGGATCCATGGCCGATTTCATCACCGTCCCGGCGGGCGGCACCCGGTATCCGACCTCCGAGGCGACGGTGCGGGAACGCATGCACTACATACGCATGAAAGGGAACGAGACCTTCAAGATCGCCGTGCGCAGCATCGAGGACGTGAGCCGCGAGGTGATCACGGCCAGCGGGCTGTCGGCCTCCGACATCGATCTCTACATCCCGCACCAGGCGAACCGCCGGATTATCGAGGCGGTGGGCAACCGGCTCGGATTGAAGCCCGAGCAGGTGTTCATCAACATCGACAAGGTGGGGAACACCTCGTCGGCCTCGATCCCGATCGCGCTGGACGAGGCGGTGCGCGCCGGGCGGGTCCACCCGGGAGACATCCTCCTGTTCGCCGCCTTCGGCGCGGGTCTGACCTGGGGAGCGTCGCTCCTGCGCTGGTAG
- the plsX gene encoding phosphate acyltransferase PlsX, giving the protein MKPRIALDAMGGDFAPANTVAGALMAARELGSQVVLVGRQDEIEKELKKHSRVPDTVTIVHASETVSMDESPAAALRRKKDSSLRVAANLVRDGGADALVSAGNSGAVMATAMFVLGTVSGVDRPALAAVVPNLKGTTVWLDVGANVDSKPQHMLQWAIMAHIYAKNLLRIASPRVGLLSNGEEAGKGNDAVKETFKLLQESRINFIGNVEGHDIFDGSADVVVCDGFTGNVSLKAVESATETLFHFLRQEFSRSWRTRLGYVLSRPAFKGFKKRVDYAEFGGVPLLGVKGTTIISHGRSSPRAIRNALRVAGEAVESGVNEQIRKEIEESSHGMRSVTA; this is encoded by the coding sequence ATGAAGCCGAGAATCGCCCTGGACGCGATGGGAGGGGACTTCGCGCCCGCGAACACCGTGGCCGGCGCCCTGATGGCGGCCCGCGAGCTGGGCAGCCAGGTCGTGCTGGTCGGCCGGCAGGACGAGATCGAGAAAGAGCTGAAGAAGCATTCCCGGGTCCCGGACACCGTCACGATCGTGCACGCCAGCGAGACGGTCTCCATGGACGAATCGCCGGCTGCCGCGCTGCGCCGTAAGAAGGACTCCTCGCTGCGTGTCGCCGCCAACCTGGTGCGCGACGGCGGCGCCGACGCGCTGGTCTCGGCCGGCAACTCGGGAGCGGTGATGGCCACGGCCATGTTCGTCCTCGGCACCGTCTCCGGAGTCGATCGCCCGGCGCTGGCGGCGGTGGTCCCAAACCTCAAGGGAACCACCGTCTGGCTCGACGTCGGGGCCAACGTCGACAGCAAGCCTCAGCACATGCTGCAGTGGGCCATCATGGCCCACATCTACGCCAAGAACCTGCTGCGCATTGCTTCACCCCGGGTCGGCCTGCTCAGCAACGGCGAGGAGGCGGGCAAGGGGAACGACGCCGTCAAGGAGACCTTCAAGCTCCTGCAGGAATCGCGCATCAACTTCATCGGCAACGTGGAGGGCCACGACATCTTCGACGGCAGCGCGGACGTGGTCGTGTGCGACGGATTCACGGGGAACGTCTCGCTCAAGGCGGTCGAGAGCGCTACCGAGACGCTGTTCCACTTCCTGAGGCAGGAGTTCTCGCGCTCCTGGAGGACGCGGCTGGGGTACGTGCTGTCGCGCCCGGCCTTCAAAGGATTCAAGAAGCGCGTCGATTATGCCGAGTTCGGCGGCGTGCCGCTGCTCGGTGTCAAGGGGACCACCATCATCAGCCACGGCCGCTCCTCACCGCGCGCCATCCGCAACGCCCTGCGCGTGGCGGGCGAGGCGGTGGAAAGCGGCGTCAACGAGCAGATCCGCAAGGAAATCGAGGAGAGCTCCCATGGGATGCGATCGGTGACCGCATGA
- the rpmF gene encoding 50S ribosomal protein L32, with amino-acid sequence MPNPKRRHSRARRDRRRAHDALARPSLSRCPRCHEEKLPHRVCPHCGTYKGRDVIEVADV; translated from the coding sequence ATGCCCAATCCAAAACGAAGACACTCGCGAGCCCGAAGAGATCGCCGCCGGGCCCACGACGCGCTGGCTCGTCCCTCTCTCTCCCGTTGCCCCCGGTGCCACGAAGAGAAGCTGCCGCACCGGGTCTGCCCCCACTGCGGAACCTACAAAGGGCGCGACGTCATCGAGGTCGCGGACGTCTAG
- a CDS encoding DUF177 domain-containing protein — protein sequence MFIEVNKIPPAGLEIDRALSLPPLPEGSGETARVESARLLGSLRKTASDVEFRGKVQADVSLNCSRCLTPFRLSLEAPCHRIFRPGPLGRPESEHALVEEDVALTPFDGVRVDLGEMALEQIVLAVPLKPLCQPLCRGICPRCGADRNTQPCDCPEEPQESIPLTTKITL from the coding sequence TTGTTCATTGAAGTCAACAAGATCCCCCCGGCTGGACTGGAGATCGATCGCGCGCTGAGCCTGCCGCCGCTTCCCGAAGGAAGTGGTGAGACGGCCCGAGTTGAAAGTGCGAGGCTCCTGGGGTCGCTCCGCAAGACGGCTTCCGATGTCGAGTTCCGGGGAAAAGTGCAGGCGGATGTCTCGCTGAACTGCAGCCGCTGCCTGACGCCTTTCCGCTTGAGTCTGGAGGCGCCCTGCCATCGGATCTTCCGGCCCGGGCCGCTCGGCAGGCCCGAATCGGAGCACGCGCTGGTGGAAGAGGATGTGGCGCTGACGCCTTTCGACGGGGTCCGGGTGGATCTCGGCGAGATGGCCCTCGAGCAGATCGTTCTGGCCGTTCCGCTGAAGCCGTTGTGCCAGCCGTTGTGCCGCGGAATCTGTCCGCGGTGCGGCGCCGATCGCAACACGCAGCCCTGCGACTGCCCCGAGGAGCCGCAGGAATCGATACCGTTGACGACGAAGATCACCCTCTAA